A genomic region of Persephonella marina EX-H1 contains the following coding sequences:
- a CDS encoding phosphoadenylyl-sulfate reductase encodes MFTKEFVKERSDHFENLPAQDLLKWVYQNFKNVGFTSSFSADDVSIIHMIKEIKPDALIIFIDTDYHFPETYELVKKIKEEWDINLKIIKPLITVEEQDRLYGEKLYEKDPDKCCQIRKVEPLKRVLEELDVWITGMRRDQSPTRANIGKVETHRLPSGKTILKVNPIADWTRKDVWKYVHENNLPYNPLYDQNYLSIGCAPCTRPVLEGEDERAGRWAGKGKLECGLHTFTEKE; translated from the coding sequence ATGTTTACAAAAGAGTTTGTTAAAGAGAGAAGTGATCATTTTGAGAACCTGCCAGCCCAGGATCTTTTGAAGTGGGTTTACCAGAACTTTAAAAATGTTGGTTTCACATCATCTTTCAGTGCGGATGATGTCTCTATTATCCATATGATAAAGGAGATAAAACCGGATGCTCTGATCATATTCATTGATACGGATTATCACTTTCCTGAGACGTATGAGCTTGTTAAGAAGATAAAAGAAGAATGGGATATAAATCTGAAGATAATAAAACCTCTTATAACTGTTGAGGAACAGGATAGACTCTATGGGGAAAAACTTTACGAGAAAGATCCTGACAAATGCTGTCAGATAAGGAAGGTTGAACCTCTAAAAAGGGTTCTTGAGGAGCTTGATGTATGGATAACAGGTATGAGAAGGGATCAGTCCCCTACAAGGGCAAATATTGGAAAGGTTGAGACACACAGGCTCCCTTCAGGAAAGACAATACTGAAGGTAAATCCTATAGCAGACTGGACAAGGAAGGATGTATGGAAGTACGTTCATGAAAACAACCTCCCTTATAATCCCCTTTACGATCAGAACTACCTCAGTATAGGATGTGCACCATGTACGAGACCTGTCCTTGAAGGTGAGGATGAGAGAGCTGGAAGATGGGCAGGTAAAGGAAAGCTTGAGTGTGGATTACATACATTCACAGAGAAGGAATAG
- a CDS encoding HAMP domain-containing protein — protein MSLQNFLKKSVIHKILFITLSGAVVFSIASVIVYLIIFSNEQTYQLVEQLIAYAKAHPLNFAMLLGFITFQATLIPIVMTYFLVKTEIINPLNDIADRMEKISVGELDEEMKIDREDEIGNLQESFERMRVSLKVIIDKLESEQL, from the coding sequence ATGAGTCTGCAAAACTTTCTAAAAAAGTCTGTAATTCACAAAATCCTCTTTATTACCCTTTCAGGTGCTGTAGTTTTTTCCATAGCCTCAGTTATCGTTTACCTCATAATCTTTTCAAACGAGCAGACCTACCAGCTTGTTGAACAGCTTATAGCATACGCAAAAGCTCACCCTCTTAACTTTGCAATGTTACTTGGTTTTATAACATTTCAGGCAACATTGATCCCTATAGTTATGACTTATTTTCTGGTTAAAACAGAGATAATCAATCCGCTGAACGATATCGCTGACAGGATGGAAAAGATATCTGTAGGTGAGCTTGATGAAGAGATGAAGATTGACAGGGAAGATGAGATAGGAAACCTTCAGGAATCTTTTGAAAGGATGAGAGTCAGCCTTAAAGTTATAATAGACAAGTTAGAGAGTGAACAGCTGTAG
- the rnc gene encoding ribonuclease III, with amino-acid sequence MSSNLDREFLERIKKLEQKLGYVFKDKNLPLTALTHSSFAAEYHKEIKDYEVLEFLGDAVLSLIVSEILIKTFPEASEGELSQTRSAVISEAYLSRLARILGLNELVLLSRGEIAQKGMERESLLCDVFESVFGAVYVDCDYDIKIPREIFNRFFKDYLIESIKKGNIPRDYKSILQIMTQRLFGVVPKYSMVSAEGPEHEKIFTMECSVDNVVRTFGTGKSKKEAETEAAKKAYFYLKERYKDKKKRI; translated from the coding sequence ATGAGCAGTAATTTAGACAGAGAGTTTTTAGAGAGAATAAAAAAGCTTGAACAGAAGTTAGGGTATGTATTTAAAGACAAAAATCTCCCTTTAACAGCCCTCACACACAGCTCATTTGCAGCGGAGTATCATAAAGAGATAAAGGATTATGAGGTTCTTGAGTTTTTAGGTGATGCTGTTCTTTCACTTATAGTAAGTGAGATACTGATAAAAACATTCCCTGAAGCCTCTGAAGGCGAACTTTCACAGACAAGATCAGCTGTTATAAGTGAGGCTTATCTCTCAAGACTTGCAAGGATTCTCGGTCTTAATGAGCTTGTTTTACTCAGCAGAGGTGAGATAGCACAGAAAGGTATGGAAAGGGAGTCTCTCCTCTGTGATGTTTTTGAGTCTGTATTTGGTGCTGTTTATGTTGATTGTGATTATGATATTAAGATCCCGAGGGAGATATTCAACAGATTTTTTAAGGACTACCTTATAGAAAGTATAAAAAAAGGTAATATCCCGAGAGACTACAAATCTATACTCCAGATAATGACACAGAGACTTTTTGGGGTTGTACCGAAGTACAGTATGGTTTCTGCTGAAGGTCCTGAACACGAGAAGATTTTTACAATGGAATGTTCAGTGGACAATGTTGTAAGAACGTTTGGAACAGGTAAATCAAAAAAAGAAGCGGAAACGGAAGCGGCAAAAAAGGCTTACTTTTACCTTAAGGAAAGGTATAAGGATAAAAAGAAGAGGATCTAA
- a CDS encoding sulfurtransferase TusA family protein encodes MIKNGIYRDYLKDIERFNQLYDQYKKGEAFESDFKAFRLNNGIYGQRQQEFHMVRIKIPAGVLTPDQIREIADIGDQFSNGVAHVTTRQDIQYHWIKLDDVPVIIQRINEAGLTTKDACGNTLRNITASYLSGVCPYEPFEVERIALKITELLIGRYEDLPRKFKIAFACCRKHSFLIPFNDLGFIPVVKDGKAGFEVYIGGGLGDRPKYAHKYTDFLPIEDLTIIISAVMDLFDRYGDRKNKRHNRLKFLIEKLGFERFLELLQDSIERARSVEESFSCDITINGTKTVERKLPYSEEPQFNFWLESNILPQRQEGLYTALVKLSLGNITTGKLRSLADIAEEYSLTVKATHDQNVALLNIPEEDLESVYTQLKLSALDAVGASSYLDITSCPGSETCSLGITAARELSRAIYDILPKDRETFEKIKDITIKVSGCPNSCAHHHVASIGFHGIAMKIGETLIPAYVLHLGGSGDIDGAKIGHTVLKIPAKNVPDVVKHLIDLYLNYGEGRPFERFVEEYGIDRIKEELSVYQELKEGIEYNKDWGSDKEFSLEDLGTGECAGIIADKVETALKEGERLIKQAESHISKGFKDDAYPHIEKAVQIIASGLLIPFGVKAEGKDAIDRFIEHIIGRKLIDERYISLLTGEIKDIDKLLEESKKFYQDAKRTYLKLRRDTEKKKEEKKEETARKEFLDLRGVECPFNYVKAKMKLKEMDTGSILVLTIDGEESIRSVPQSIRDDGHEIIDIQEENGYYTVVVRKR; translated from the coding sequence ATGATCAAAAACGGGATTTACAGAGATTACCTTAAGGATATAGAAAGATTTAATCAGCTGTACGATCAGTATAAAAAAGGCGAGGCTTTTGAGAGTGATTTTAAGGCTTTCAGGCTTAACAACGGTATATATGGACAGAGACAGCAGGAATTTCATATGGTAAGAATAAAGATACCTGCAGGTGTTCTAACACCTGATCAGATTAGAGAGATAGCAGATATAGGTGATCAATTTTCAAACGGCGTTGCACATGTAACAACAAGACAGGATATACAGTACCACTGGATAAAGCTTGATGACGTTCCTGTTATCATACAGAGGATAAATGAGGCAGGTCTCACAACAAAGGATGCCTGTGGAAACACACTCAGAAATATAACAGCAAGCTACCTTTCAGGTGTATGTCCTTACGAGCCCTTTGAAGTTGAAAGAATAGCCCTGAAAATCACAGAACTCCTGATAGGAAGGTATGAGGATCTTCCCAGGAAGTTTAAGATAGCATTTGCCTGCTGTAGAAAACATTCATTCCTTATACCGTTTAATGATCTCGGGTTTATACCCGTTGTAAAGGACGGAAAAGCAGGTTTTGAGGTTTATATAGGCGGTGGTCTTGGAGACAGACCAAAATACGCCCATAAGTACACAGATTTCCTCCCTATAGAAGACCTGACTATCATAATCTCCGCCGTTATGGATCTATTTGACAGGTATGGGGACAGAAAAAACAAGAGACATAACAGACTTAAATTTCTTATAGAAAAACTTGGTTTTGAAAGATTCTTAGAGCTTTTACAGGATAGTATAGAGAGGGCAAGATCCGTAGAGGAAAGTTTCAGCTGTGATATTACAATAAACGGGACAAAAACTGTTGAAAGAAAACTTCCATACTCTGAAGAGCCGCAGTTTAATTTCTGGCTTGAGAGCAACATCCTACCACAGAGACAGGAAGGGTTATACACAGCTCTGGTAAAATTAAGTCTTGGAAATATAACAACAGGAAAACTGAGATCTCTTGCCGATATAGCTGAAGAGTATTCTCTAACGGTAAAAGCAACACACGATCAAAATGTAGCTCTACTAAATATACCTGAGGAAGATCTTGAGAGTGTGTATACACAGCTTAAACTCTCAGCTCTCGATGCTGTAGGAGCATCATCATACCTGGATATAACATCATGCCCAGGCTCAGAGACATGCAGTCTCGGTATAACAGCTGCGAGGGAACTTTCAAGGGCTATTTACGACATACTTCCAAAGGACAGGGAGACATTTGAAAAGATAAAAGATATAACGATAAAGGTGAGCGGATGTCCTAACTCCTGTGCCCATCATCATGTTGCATCAATAGGTTTCCACGGTATAGCTATGAAAATAGGAGAAACACTTATACCAGCTTACGTACTTCATCTTGGAGGTTCAGGTGATATAGATGGGGCAAAAATAGGACATACTGTCCTTAAGATCCCGGCTAAAAATGTTCCTGATGTTGTAAAACATCTTATAGATCTTTACCTGAACTATGGTGAGGGAAGACCTTTTGAAAGGTTTGTTGAAGAGTACGGGATAGACAGGATAAAGGAAGAGCTTTCTGTATATCAGGAACTGAAGGAAGGTATAGAGTACAACAAGGACTGGGGTTCTGATAAGGAGTTCTCTCTTGAAGATCTCGGTACTGGGGAGTGTGCAGGTATAATAGCTGATAAGGTTGAGACAGCTTTAAAAGAAGGTGAGAGACTTATAAAGCAGGCTGAAAGCCATATTAGTAAAGGATTTAAAGATGATGCTTATCCACATATTGAAAAGGCTGTACAGATTATAGCATCAGGACTTTTAATTCCTTTTGGAGTAAAAGCTGAAGGGAAAGATGCTATAGACAGATTCATAGAACATATTATAGGAAGAAAACTTATAGATGAGAGATACATATCCCTTTTAACAGGGGAGATAAAAGATATTGATAAGCTTCTGGAAGAATCTAAAAAGTTCTATCAGGACGCAAAGAGAACATACCTTAAACTGAGAAGGGACACAGAGAAGAAAAAGGAAGAGAAGAAAGAGGAAACAGCAAGGAAGGAGTTTCTTGATCTTAGAGGTGTTGAGTGTCCGTTTAACTACGTAAAGGCAAAAATGAAGTTGAAAGAGATGGATACAGGATCAATACTTGTTCTTACAATAGATGGTGAAGAGTCTATAAGAAGCGTTCCACAGAGTATAAGGGATGACGGTCATGAGATAATTGATATTCAGGAGGAGAACGGCTACTACACCGTGGTGGTAAGAAAAAGATAA
- the fabF gene encoding beta-ketoacyl-ACP synthase II — MRRVVVTGIGAITPVGHNVKDTWEALINGKSGIDVIKRFDPFSYNLPVVIAGEIKDFDPKKYINPKDAKRMSDFVKFAMVAAKEAVADSGLDLNSIDLTRAGVIVGTGIGGLRDIEDQQTLLLEKGARRVSPFFIPSGISNMASGYISIEFGFKGPNTCVVTACATGTHAIGDAFKIIQRGDADIMIAGGTESAVTPLGIAGFANMKALSTRNDEPQKASRPFDAERDGFVMGEGAGVLILEELEHALKRGAKIYAEVVGYGMTGDAYHITAPCADADGAIRVMEMALNDARVNPDEVDYINAHGTSTPLNDKVETLAVKHVFKDHAYKLKLSSIKSMIGHLLGAAGAVEAVATVKTIETGIIPPTINLENPDPDCDLDYVPNKAVEYPVKIAVSNSFGFGGTNASLVFKAYEQ, encoded by the coding sequence ATGAGAAGGGTCGTCGTTACCGGTATAGGAGCAATAACACCTGTTGGGCATAATGTAAAAGATACATGGGAAGCCCTTATAAACGGGAAAAGCGGTATAGACGTTATAAAACGTTTTGATCCTTTTTCCTATAATCTGCCTGTTGTTATTGCCGGAGAGATAAAGGATTTTGACCCTAAAAAGTATATAAACCCTAAAGATGCAAAAAGGATGAGCGACTTTGTTAAGTTTGCTATGGTTGCAGCTAAGGAAGCTGTAGCCGACTCCGGCCTTGATCTGAACAGTATTGATCTTACAAGAGCAGGGGTTATAGTGGGAACCGGTATCGGCGGCTTAAGGGATATAGAAGATCAGCAAACTCTTTTACTTGAGAAAGGAGCCAGAAGGGTATCTCCATTTTTCATCCCTTCTGGCATATCCAATATGGCTTCAGGCTATATCTCAATAGAGTTCGGGTTTAAAGGGCCTAACACATGTGTTGTTACAGCCTGTGCCACTGGAACACATGCCATAGGTGATGCCTTCAAGATAATACAGAGAGGTGACGCTGATATTATGATAGCTGGCGGAACAGAGTCAGCTGTTACACCTCTTGGTATTGCTGGATTTGCAAATATGAAAGCTTTATCAACAAGGAATGACGAACCACAGAAGGCATCAAGACCTTTTGATGCTGAGAGAGATGGTTTTGTTATGGGAGAAGGAGCAGGAGTCCTTATACTTGAGGAGCTTGAACACGCCCTTAAGAGAGGGGCAAAGATATACGCTGAGGTTGTTGGATACGGTATGACAGGTGATGCATACCATATAACAGCTCCGTGTGCTGATGCTGATGGGGCTATAAGGGTTATGGAGATGGCCCTTAATGATGCGAGGGTTAACCCGGACGAGGTTGATTATATAAACGCCCACGGAACATCCACACCATTAAACGATAAAGTGGAAACACTTGCTGTAAAGCATGTTTTTAAGGATCATGCTTATAAGCTCAAACTCAGCTCTATAAAATCAATGATAGGTCATCTTCTTGGAGCAGCTGGTGCTGTTGAGGCTGTTGCCACAGTAAAGACAATAGAGACAGGGATAATTCCACCTACTATAAATCTTGAGAATCCTGATCCTGACTGTGATCTTGATTACGTTCCTAATAAGGCTGTTGAGTACCCTGTTAAGATCGCTGTTTCCAACTCATTTGGTTTTGGTGGAACAAACGCATCATTAGTATTCAAAGCTTATGAGCAGTAA
- a CDS encoding ArnT family glycosyltransferase: MNRDLAAALFVFISSFIIFSANIGGLSIYSLDEAKNAECAREMLERADLIVPTFNYQLRTDKPPLHYYFMMISYSIFGVNEFSARFFSSLFGAFTVLITFLISHRYLGYRVAFFSFIALISSLHFSIQFHMAVPDPFLIFWINAALFSFLIGFKEDKKLFIYLFYIFMGLGVLTKGPVAVVLPSGIILLYLLFTGNTSIKTLKKLRIPSGLIVTALVSLPWYIAVYIKTDGKWVYDFIFKHNIHRFSEPMEGHGGIFIVTLLFIFFGMLPFSVFIPQTLKLAWKNRKESIILLSLIIVGVYTIFFSISGTKLPNYTVPLYPALAILTGYFLDNIFRFSNRSLYISLSFYTIIGLILTAGLFIGIRNEPEISDLSYLSLYFLLLPLSGILAIFMLRKSRIIPVLTVSAFSVFLGFLFFYYLFPKIDKRNPVYQMMPLIEKDRDIRYYKNFNPAFVFYLKKEIKPLKKDEIQGFLHSDEKVYILTRKRYLNELKGIKDLVILKQVKDLFERKISVLITNRKD, translated from the coding sequence TTGAACAGGGATCTGGCAGCAGCACTGTTTGTTTTTATCAGTTCGTTTATAATCTTCTCAGCAAACATAGGCGGTCTGTCAATTTACTCGCTTGATGAGGCTAAAAATGCTGAGTGTGCAAGGGAGATGCTTGAAAGAGCTGATCTCATAGTTCCCACATTTAACTACCAGCTGAGAACTGACAAACCACCATTACATTACTACTTTATGATGATCTCATACAGTATTTTCGGTGTTAATGAGTTCTCCGCAAGGTTCTTCTCTTCTCTTTTTGGTGCTTTTACCGTTCTGATAACATTTTTAATATCACACAGATATTTAGGTTACCGTGTTGCGTTCTTTTCATTTATAGCCCTTATATCTTCACTGCATTTCTCAATTCAGTTCCATATGGCTGTTCCAGACCCTTTTCTTATATTCTGGATAAATGCTGCCCTCTTTTCATTCCTTATAGGATTCAAAGAGGATAAAAAGCTTTTCATCTACCTTTTTTACATATTTATGGGATTAGGTGTTCTCACAAAAGGTCCTGTAGCTGTTGTTCTTCCTTCTGGGATAATACTTTTATATCTTTTATTCACCGGAAATACCAGTATAAAAACATTGAAGAAGTTGCGTATACCCTCAGGTCTTATTGTCACAGCCTTAGTATCTCTACCATGGTATATAGCTGTTTATATAAAAACAGATGGAAAATGGGTTTATGATTTTATCTTTAAACATAACATACACAGATTCTCTGAGCCTATGGAAGGTCACGGTGGGATATTTATAGTTACGCTTCTCTTTATATTTTTTGGTATGCTCCCATTCTCAGTTTTTATACCTCAAACATTAAAGCTTGCATGGAAAAACAGGAAAGAGAGTATAATCCTGTTATCACTCATCATTGTCGGTGTTTATACGATTTTTTTCTCAATATCAGGAACAAAACTGCCTAACTACACAGTCCCACTTTATCCTGCCCTTGCTATTCTGACAGGGTATTTCCTTGATAATATCTTCAGATTTTCTAACAGATCTTTATATATAAGTCTGTCTTTTTATACGATTATAGGACTGATCCTGACAGCAGGTCTTTTTATCGGGATAAGAAATGAGCCTGAGATATCTGATCTGTCCTATCTCTCTTTATATTTTCTCCTGCTTCCTTTAAGCGGTATTCTGGCTATTTTTATGCTGAGAAAAAGCAGGATAATCCCGGTTTTAACAGTCTCTGCCTTTTCTGTATTCCTCGGATTTCTCTTCTTCTACTACCTGTTTCCAAAGATTGATAAAAGAAACCCTGTTTACCAGATGATGCCCCTGATAGAAAAAGATAGGGATATCAGATACTACAAAAATTTCAATCCGGCGTTTGTTTTTTATCTGAAAAAAGAGATAAAACCTCTTAAAAAAGATGAGATACAGGGATTTTTACACTCGGATGAGAAGGTATACATACTGACAAGGAAAAGATATCTAAATGAGTTAAAGGGTATAAAAGATCTTGTTATTTTAAAGCAGGTAAAGGATCTTTTTGAGAGAAAGATATCCGTTCTTATAACGAACAGAAAGGATTAG
- a CDS encoding sulfite exporter TauE/SafE family protein yields the protein MELVIAGVILGLIIGLTGIGGGMLTTPVLTIFMGVPISTAVGTSLLFSAITKIFASGIYIKRGLVCRKLTLLLASGSIPGAFLGSYAFHCFFDRYPAIAGKVIPAFIIFMILVSCTFSYYRMFSKSEKIANFDIRNRPFLIPVIGLVVGFDIGFTSVGAGVIVASILLALCPMNPSRIIGTDIVHGFILSVFAGGLHYSFGGVDTDVLFKLLQGGIFGVILGSLVSPYLPQKPFRFALNSAVLVFAIMFIKKVF from the coding sequence ATGGAGTTAGTAATAGCCGGTGTTATTCTTGGCTTGATCATAGGGCTTACAGGGATCGGAGGTGGGATGCTGACAACTCCTGTCCTTACGATTTTTATGGGGGTTCCTATCAGCACAGCTGTGGGAACCAGCCTTCTTTTTTCTGCTATAACAAAGATATTTGCCTCAGGTATATACATAAAAAGAGGTCTTGTTTGCAGAAAGCTCACACTTCTACTTGCCTCTGGAAGTATCCCTGGAGCTTTTCTTGGAAGTTATGCTTTCCACTGCTTTTTTGACAGATATCCTGCTATTGCTGGAAAGGTTATCCCTGCCTTCATAATCTTTATGATACTTGTATCATGCACATTCTCTTACTACAGGATGTTCTCAAAATCTGAGAAGATAGCTAACTTTGATATAAGAAACAGACCTTTCCTTATTCCTGTTATAGGACTGGTTGTTGGTTTTGATATAGGTTTTACATCTGTTGGAGCAGGTGTTATAGTCGCCTCAATACTCCTTGCCCTCTGTCCTATGAATCCATCAAGGATAATAGGGACGGATATTGTCCACGGTTTTATTCTCAGTGTTTTTGCAGGTGGACTCCATTACTCATTTGGAGGGGTTGATACTGATGTTCTGTTCAAACTCCTTCAGGGTGGTATATTCGGTGTTATATTAGGCTCTCTTGTATCCCCTTATTTACCTCAAAAACCTTTCAGGTTTGCTCTGAACTCAGCTGTTCTCGTTTTTGCCATCATGTTTATAAAGAAGGTGTTCTGA
- the rsmA gene encoding 16S rRNA (adenine(1518)-N(6)/adenine(1519)-N(6))-dimethyltransferase RsmA: protein MGNFRPKKRFGQHLLISKGVIQKIVECLDIKEDDTVVEIGVGTGQLTEEILRRNPKIVYGIEIDKTVYPIIEERFKDFKNFVLIKEDFFDVDLRKLTDGKIKLTGNLPYNVASHILVNTAFYIDILQLAVFMIQKEVAQKLVGKPKTKDYTFMSVFLQTFFDIDYVMSVPARFFSPPPKVTSAVIRMIPKEKLPVSLDHMKKYKNFVSMLFSNRRKMLRSKIDKDILERAGIDPKARAEELSVDDFIRLFSEHLLYKHDGKNENS, encoded by the coding sequence ATGGGAAATTTCAGACCAAAAAAGAGGTTCGGTCAGCACCTTCTGATCTCAAAAGGTGTTATACAAAAAATTGTTGAATGCCTTGATATAAAAGAAGATGATACGGTTGTTGAGATAGGTGTAGGAACAGGACAGCTCACAGAGGAGATACTGAGGAGAAATCCAAAGATAGTTTACGGCATAGAGATAGATAAGACAGTTTATCCCATAATAGAAGAGAGATTTAAAGATTTTAAAAACTTTGTTCTTATAAAGGAAGACTTCTTTGATGTTGATCTTAGAAAACTGACAGACGGGAAGATAAAGCTTACAGGAAATCTTCCATACAATGTTGCCTCTCACATACTTGTAAATACAGCTTTTTATATAGATATTCTTCAGCTTGCTGTATTCATGATACAGAAAGAGGTTGCACAGAAGTTAGTAGGAAAACCAAAAACAAAGGATTACACATTCATGTCTGTTTTTCTCCAGACATTCTTTGATATTGATTATGTAATGAGCGTTCCTGCAAGATTTTTCAGCCCACCTCCTAAGGTTACATCAGCTGTTATAAGGATGATCCCTAAGGAGAAATTACCTGTATCCTTAGATCATATGAAAAAGTATAAAAACTTCGTCTCAATGCTTTTTTCAAACAGAAGAAAGATGCTCAGATCAAAGATAGATAAAGATATTCTTGAAAGAGCGGGGATAGATCCAAAAGCAAGGGCTGAGGAGCTTTCAGTTGATGATTTTATAAGACTTTTCTCAGAACACCTTCTTTATAAACATGATGGCAAAAACGAGAACAGCTGA
- a CDS encoding sigma-54 interaction domain-containing protein, with protein sequence MTKKVYILAKDKKVRDIFSRYLNGIVYLEDPKKISKISGVVFVNISDFGIVPVDVKKGLFPIAILDKSISKTNLAAFIMRIMSKNYFDYIEFPFSEKQLNSILEKINQKEENEKKLIYFRNRSAQDGVLCQYLCSIIGSSPQLREICKLAGEVAPTDLPVLITGETGTGKELLARGIWKLSKRSNKPFIAINCAAIPENLLESELFGYEKGAFTGAEKTKEGKFELADGGTIFLDEIGELPLSAQSKLLRVLQEGTFYRVGGNKEIKVDVRVMAATNRDLEDMVAKGKFREDLYYRLNLIHLHLPPLRERKEDIPYIVECIVNKYNQKLSKSIAGASKEYMEVLKDQRWEGNIRELENTVVRSMILCRDNILTVNDLTFLREKRVKPQIEDNFEEILKNRVLASLEEGSIEEIKEKIDKIIVQTALEYTKHNQVKASQLLGINRATLRKKIQKYGL encoded by the coding sequence TTGACGAAAAAGGTTTATATACTGGCAAAAGATAAAAAGGTCAGGGATATTTTTAGCAGGTATCTGAACGGTATAGTCTATCTGGAAGATCCTAAAAAGATAAGCAAGATATCAGGCGTTGTTTTTGTCAATATATCAGATTTTGGTATTGTTCCTGTTGATGTAAAGAAAGGTCTCTTTCCTATAGCGATTTTAGACAAAAGTATATCCAAAACAAATCTTGCCGCATTTATTATGAGAATAATGAGTAAAAACTACTTTGATTATATAGAGTTCCCTTTTTCAGAAAAACAGTTAAACTCAATCCTTGAGAAGATAAACCAGAAAGAAGAAAATGAGAAAAAGCTCATTTATTTCAGAAACAGATCTGCACAGGACGGTGTTTTATGCCAGTATCTATGTTCAATAATAGGTTCATCACCTCAGCTCAGAGAAATATGTAAATTAGCAGGTGAGGTTGCTCCTACAGACCTTCCTGTTTTGATAACCGGAGAAACAGGAACAGGGAAGGAACTACTTGCAAGGGGAATATGGAAGCTCAGTAAGAGAAGTAATAAACCTTTTATAGCTATAAACTGTGCTGCGATTCCTGAAAACCTTTTAGAGTCTGAGCTTTTCGGCTATGAAAAAGGGGCATTCACAGGTGCCGAAAAAACAAAGGAAGGTAAGTTTGAGCTTGCAGATGGAGGAACAATATTCCTTGATGAGATAGGAGAGCTGCCATTGTCCGCCCAGTCTAAACTTCTCAGAGTTTTACAGGAAGGAACATTCTACAGGGTAGGTGGAAATAAAGAGATAAAAGTTGATGTGAGGGTTATGGCAGCAACAAACAGGGATCTAGAAGATATGGTAGCAAAGGGGAAGTTCAGGGAGGATCTATACTACAGGCTGAACCTGATACATCTCCATCTTCCACCTTTAAGGGAAAGGAAGGAAGATATACCTTACATCGTTGAATGTATAGTGAACAAGTACAACCAGAAACTAAGTAAAAGTATTGCCGGAGCTTCAAAGGAATATATGGAGGTTCTTAAAGATCAGAGATGGGAAGGAAATATAAGGGAGCTTGAAAACACAGTTGTGAGATCAATGATCCTCTGCAGGGACAACATACTTACAGTAAACGATCTTACATTTTTAAGGGAAAAGAGGGTAAAACCTCAGATTGAGGACAACTTTGAGGAGATTCTAAAGAACAGAGTTCTGGCATCACTTGAAGAGGGAAGTATAGAAGAGATTAAAGAAAAGATTGATAAAATAATAGTACAGACAGCCCTTGAGTACACAAAACACAATCAGGTAAAAGCATCTCAGCTTCTCGGCATAAACAGAGCTACACTCAGAAAGAAGATTCAGAAGTACGGTCTTTAA